In Rubrobacter radiotolerans DSM 5868, a genomic segment contains:
- the rplC gene encoding 50S ribosomal protein L3, whose product MATAVFGKKKGMTQAFQDDGTVVGVTVLEVEPNYVTAVRSEETDGYEAVQVAFGQVKSSRVNKPKAGLFAKLDTPPRRHVKELRGVVAEQGSTLGADVFEVGDKVHVSAKGKGKGFQGTVKRHNFGRGPVSHGSHNVRAPGSVGASADPARIFKGQKMPGQMGNKAVTVQNLEVVAVDAEKNELWVRGGVPGGRGTVVKIRKAGE is encoded by the coding sequence ATGGCAACGGCAGTATTCGGAAAAAAGAAAGGCATGACGCAGGCCTTCCAGGACGACGGCACCGTTGTTGGCGTTACCGTCCTTGAGGTCGAGCCGAACTACGTTACCGCCGTGCGCTCGGAGGAGACCGACGGCTACGAGGCCGTCCAGGTCGCGTTCGGGCAGGTGAAGTCGAGCCGGGTGAACAAGCCGAAGGCCGGTCTCTTCGCCAAGCTCGACACCCCGCCCCGGCGGCACGTGAAGGAGCTTCGCGGCGTCGTCGCGGAGCAGGGCTCGACCCTCGGGGCGGACGTCTTCGAGGTCGGCGACAAGGTCCACGTGAGCGCGAAGGGCAAGGGCAAGGGCTTTCAGGGGACGGTCAAGCGGCACAACTTCGGTCGCGGTCCCGTCTCGCACGGCTCGCACAACGTCCGGGCTCCGGGCTCCGTCGGGGCCTCTGCGGACCCGGCGCGCATCTTCAAGGGACAGAAGATGCCGGGTCAGATGGGCAACAAGGCCGTTACGGTGCAGAACCTGGAGGTTGTCGCCGTAGACGCGGAGAAGAACGAGCTCTGGGTCCGGGGCGGCGTCCCGGGCGGTCGGGGAACGGTCGTAAAGATCCGAAAGGCGGGTGAGTAA
- the rpsJ gene encoding 30S ribosomal protein S10, which produces MAVSKIRIKLKAYDHEVIDKTAKSIVETAERTGAFVFGPVPLPTKRSRYTVIRGPFKDKDSREHFQLHTHKRLIDIQQPTPRTVDSLQRLDLPAGVNIEIKAN; this is translated from the coding sequence ATGGCCGTATCGAAGATCCGCATAAAGCTAAAGGCCTATGACCACGAGGTCATAGACAAGACGGCGAAGTCGATCGTGGAGACGGCGGAGCGGACCGGGGCCTTTGTGTTCGGCCCCGTCCCGCTGCCGACGAAGCGGAGTCGCTACACCGTGATCCGTGGCCCCTTCAAGGACAAGGACTCGCGCGAGCACTTCCAGCTCCACACGCACAAGCGCCTCATTGACATCCAGCAGCCCACGCCGAGAACGGTGGACTCGCTCCAGCGGCTCGACCTCCCGGCCGGGGTGAACATCGAGATAAAGGCGAACTAG
- the tuf gene encoding elongation factor Tu has translation MSRGVYERTKPHLNVGTIGHVDHGKTTLTAAITKVLAKHYPDDPANREVAFDQIDNAPEEKQRGITIATSHQEYATPNRHYAHVDCPGHADYVKNMITGAAQMDGAILVVSAADGPMPQTREHILLARQVGVPYIVVFLNKADMVDDEELLELVEMEVRELLSEYEFPGDDIPVITGSALKALEGDESEVGEQAILQLMEAVDEYVPEPERQIDKDFLLAVEDVFTIQGRGTVATGRVESGQLKVGDEVELVGIRPTTKTTVTGVEMFNKSMDSAQAGDNIGALLRGTKRDEIERGQVLAKPGSITPHTKFKAEVYVLSKEEGGRHTPFFSNYRPQFYFRTTDVTGEIKLEEGVEMVMPGDNTVMNVELISPIAMDEGLNFAIREGGRTVGAGVVTEIVE, from the coding sequence ATGAGTCGCGGAGTATACGAGAGGACGAAGCCGCACCTGAACGTGGGGACGATTGGGCACGTAGACCACGGCAAGACGACGCTCACGGCGGCGATCACGAAGGTCTTGGCCAAGCACTACCCCGACGACCCGGCAAACCGCGAGGTTGCTTTCGATCAGATAGACAACGCCCCCGAGGAGAAGCAGCGCGGCATCACGATCGCCACCTCTCACCAGGAGTACGCAACGCCAAACCGCCACTACGCCCACGTCGACTGCCCCGGGCACGCCGACTACGTCAAGAACATGATCACGGGCGCCGCTCAGATGGACGGAGCGATACTCGTTGTCTCGGCTGCAGACGGACCGATGCCTCAGACTCGCGAGCACATCCTGCTTGCCCGTCAGGTAGGGGTACCCTACATCGTGGTGTTCCTCAACAAGGCCGACATGGTAGACGACGAGGAGCTTTTGGAGCTTGTTGAGATGGAGGTCAGGGAGCTACTCTCTGAGTACGAGTTCCCGGGCGACGACATCCCCGTTATAACGGGCTCTGCTCTTAAGGCGCTAGAGGGCGATGAGTCTGAGGTCGGCGAGCAGGCGATACTGCAGCTCATGGAGGCCGTGGACGAGTACGTGCCCGAGCCCGAGCGTCAGATAGACAAGGACTTTCTGCTTGCGGTGGAGGACGTGTTCACGATCCAGGGCCGCGGGACGGTGGCGACAGGAAGGGTTGAGTCCGGACAGCTGAAGGTCGGCGACGAGGTCGAGCTTGTGGGGATAAGGCCCACGACAAAGACGACCGTCACCGGCGTGGAGATGTTCAACAAGTCGATGGACAGTGCGCAGGCCGGCGACAACATCGGCGCGCTGCTTCGGGGCACCAAGCGCGACGAGATAGAGCGCGGTCAGGTCCTTGCAAAGCCGGGCTCGATAACGCCACACACGAAGTTCAAGGCCGAGGTGTACGTGCTCTCGAAGGAAGAGGGCGGACGCCACACGCCGTTCTTCAGCAACTACCGCCCGCAGTTCTACTTCCGCACGACGGACGTGACGGGAGAGATAAAGCTGGAAGAGGGCGTAGAGATGGTGATGCCGGGCGACAACACGGTGATGAACGTGGAGTTGATCAGCCCGATAGCGATGGACGAGGGCTTGAACTTCGCCATTCGCGAGGGTGGCAGGACCGTCGGTGCCGGCGTCGTTACCGAGATCGTAGAGTAA